In the Clostridium gelidum genome, ATTTAACTGGAACGCTTCCGTCTACTACTGTATCTGCTGTTATTGTTACATTTGTTGATAATGCTTGAATTGCAGATACGTTAACTGCTGCTGCTGCACCAGTAGTAGTTCCAGTTAATTGAATTGTTCCTGCACTTTCAGATTTAATATTTGCAGTGTATCCAGAAAATGACATTGTAGCTGCTTTAATAGCAAATCCTGCTTTACTTCCGCTTGAAAAATCTCCTGTAGCTCCAGTACCAGCAGCTATGAATGTTTTTCCGTATACTGTTATATTTGAAGCAAAGTTAGTTGGAGTAACTTCTATTACAGCTCCTCTTCCATCAGTAGCTCCTGCAATTCCGTTAGTTGCAGTATATGAATACCATACATCACCGAATTGATCTGGTGTGATTCTTTGTGTAGATACACTAACATTACTTCCGTATCTGTCAGCTTTCTTTAATTTAGCTAATAACTTGTCTGTTGCAGTGCTTTGTAAATCACTAGCAACATCTTCGTCTGTTACTTTACCGTTTGATAAGTCAAGTAAGTATTCGTCATTACCATCCATAGCAATAGTGCTACTAGTATCATATTTGCTGTATTGGTTGATTCTAGCATCTGTTAAATCATTTACTTCTTTATCTTTGCTTCCATCGTTGAAATAAACTGATTTATTGTTATCGTCTGTTTTGTATCCTTCAAATGCATATTTACCATCTTTGTATGCGATAGCATCTTCGATAGTACCGTCCTTAGTTCCTAATCTTGTAGAATCTGCAGCCATAGCTGGTACCAATGACATCACTGATGCAGCAGCTACTAATAAAGCTGTAATTTTGTTTGCTCTTTTAAACATAATTTTTTTTCCTCCTAAAATTTTAAATTCAGATAAATTATAGCATTATTGTCCAACCCTGTAAAGGAATATAATTCTTGTGAATGTATAATTTTGTATAATATTAATATTTTACAATTTGCATAATATTTAATTCATACTAAATCTACACTATTCACAAAAGTATTACATTACTTTAAGCCTGTACATAAATTACTACTATTTTTATCTATTTAATATATAATCTAGCATTTCCTTGTTGTCCTTATAAAATACAAGACCTTAATTTCTTTTTGGTACCTTTTTGAGATATTTTAGAAATTTATTTAATATATATTTCCTACATATCCTTCTTTTATTTAAGTACACCATATAATACAATGGTTTGATTTCTTTTCGGTACCTTTTTTTAGATATTTTAGGAATTTATTTTTTATATTCCTAAATTACCTTTAATGTCCTGCATTGTCACTATATAATACAACCATCCAAATTATTTTGGGGACCTTTTTTTTCAATTAACAATTTACAATGTACAATTAACAATTAATAAACAAAAAAATCCCCCTAAGGGGATTTTTTATCCATCATTGTCAATTGTTAATTACTCCAAACTCCATCTGATCCTAAGTTATATCCACTAACTGTTGTACTATATGCCATAGCTCCATCGCTATATAAGTAATAATATTTACTTCCATCAAGTATCCAGCCTGTTTTCATTCCTCCATCGTTTCCTAAGTAATACCACTTGCCATTATTACTTAGCCAACCAGTAGCCATGCTTCCATCAACTTGTAAATAATAGGTTTTACCATAACTTCTATCATAAAACCAAGAATTTTTTATTGTATTTCCTGTTTCATCATTATATTGCCACTTGTTATTTACTTGTACCCATTGATTTACTTTGAGTCCTGCACTATTATTAGTTGCTGTACTTGTAGTAGTATTATTTGTTATTGCTGCTGTTGCTGGTATCTTACCTTTATATATATTTAAAGTGTAAATTCTTTTTTTATTATTTGAATCCTCAATTTTCACTTTAACTTCAGTCTTATAATTATTTAAAACAACGTTTTTTTCATAGTTTTTTGATTCCTCTACTGCATCTCCATTAATTTCAACCATATATTTAGTACTTTCTGGTTCAGCTTGTATTGTAGTTCCATCAATATTTTCCTTAACTGCGACATCATAAGTTGTTTTATCTTTTGATACATTTATTTGTGTATCACTTACTTTAATAAGATCCAAATAAATGTTATCTTGAGCTACACCACCAGAATTATCTTTCCTAGTTATATTTAATATATAACTTCTCTTCTTTCCTTTTTTATTTTCCACCTCTACAATTACTTGATTTTTACCTTTTTCTAAATTTATTGTTTCTTCATATCCACCATCTTCAGTAACACTTGTACCATTAATTCTAATTATGTCATTATTATCTTCTGGCTTAGCTTTTATTTTTATTTTATCACTTTCAGATTTAACATCAATATCATAAGTTTTTGCTTCTTTTTGAAAATTAATTGTTCCTTCGCTTAAGCTTATAATATTTAAATAAATATCGTCTGAATTACTTACTCCCTTTGTTACAATTAAAGTATAAGTCTTTGACATACTATCATTGTTTGCAACTTTTATTTTTATAACATTTTCACCTTGATCTAAATGTATTGTTTTCTTATACTTTTCACTAGCATCTACTACATCCCCATTAATTACAACCTCTGAATCCTCACTTTTAGGGTTAGCTGTAATTTTTATTTCAGTTTCATCCCCACCTACATTTGCGCTGTAATTTGTCTTATTCGAATCAAAATTAATATCTGCCTTATTAACAGAAAGACTTTCTAAATAAATACTTGCAGTATCCGCTTGGACTTGTGTGCTTGTTAAGTTTATATATTTTGTAGGTTCCACTGCTGAGTAAATACCCATAATAAGTGTTAATGCAATTATACGTTTAATATTTTTGTTCATTTTTATACCATCCCTCTCTTAATTGATCCAAGCTCCATCGTTTCCTACTTTAAATCCATCAATCACTGTATTATATGCCATAGTTCCATCATTATATAAGTAATAATATTTGCTTCCATCAAGTATCCAACCTGTTTTCATTACTCCATCACTTCCTAAATAGTACCACTTCCTATTATTTTTCAACCATCCAGTAGCCATAGCTCCATCAGCTTGTAAATAATAATTTTTCCCACTATTTTTATCATAAAGCCAAACATTTTTTAATGGATTCCCTGATGCATCATTATATTGCCACTTGTTTACCCATTGATTAGTAATAGCATCCTTATTAAAATCAACAGAAATACTTCCTGTGTTTGTATTTAGTTCGTTTGTATTCACTTCATTTGTATTAGTGTCCTTTATTTCTGCCTTATTTACATTTATTTTATAAGTCTTTACACAATTAGATATATCTTCTTTGTCTTTTGCTCTTTCAAAAGCTTCTTTACTTATATAAGTTCTTATATAAATAGCACTCATACCTTTTAAAAAAGACATTTCTTCTCCAACCTCATGAGCTATGGCAGTTTTCTTATCCGATTCAAAGACCTTAACTACATAATCATCACCTTCACATTCTGCCAATACCTTAAGTCCATTACTCTTTTCATCAAGAGTTATATAATACTCTTTTTCATCTGTTAAATTCTTTTTCTGCCCGTTATAATAATCATATAAATCAAGGCTCTTATTCTCTGTAGATTTTATTTCTAAAGATTTTAACTCCCCATTATTTGCAAGTGAATATGTAGCTGCTGCTGCATATGCTTTTGTAGTTATATTAAAAAAATCTTCTGGGCAAATTGATGAAAAAGTACCTATTAATAGTAAACATGCTATTGTTAATTTAATTCTTTTATTCATACGCTACTTCCCCTTTTACAATTGTTAATTAATCCAATCTCCGCTTGAATTTAATTTATATCCACCAATTGTTGTACTCTTAGCCATTATTCCTGAATCGTATAAATAGTACCACTTACCATTTGAATCTTTTAACCACCCTGTTTTCATTATTCCATTTGTGTCTAAATAATACCAACTTCCATTTACTAATTTCCAGCCTATTTGTTTAGTTCCATCTTCATTTAAATAATACCATTGTCCATTATTTAATGACCATCCTTTAACTGTTGTTACTGGTGCGGTGCTTGTTGCTACATTATTATTAGTATTAGTAGTAGTTGTTGTATTATTAGAAGCTGTTGTTTGTTCCTTAGTTGCGGTACTTGTACCACCTCTATTTACGTTTAAAGTATAAGTTTTTTCATAATCATCATCATCTGTTACTTTTATTTTTATCTCATTTTTACCATTATTTAAAGACACTGTTCTTTTGTGATTATCATCTTCATATGCAGTTAATCCATTTATTTCAACTTCATTATCATCAACCTCTGGTTTTGCCTTAATAGTTATATCCTTTATATCTGAGCTAACATTTACATCATATGAAGTTACTTCCTTAGAAAAATTAATTTCACCATCACTTAAATTTATACTATTTAAATAAACTTGTTTTGCCTCTTCTATATCTCCTCTTATTATAGTTACAGTATATGTCTTCTTTTTTGAGCCATTTGTAACTTTAATATCGATTTTGTTTTCACCTTTATCTAATTTTACAATTCTCATATAGTCACTGCCTGAAGTAACTTTTTCTCCATCAATCTCAACTGTTGCACTAGATTCCCTAGGTTTAGCTTTAATCTCTAATTTCTCTACAGTTGACTTTAAAGTTACAGAATACGCTGTTCTATTAGCATTAAATTTCATTTGCCCTTTTTCTAAAGAAATATCATCTAAATCTGCACCTACAATATCTGCATGAGCTTTTACTGTATTAGTTAAATTCATATACTTTGTAGGTTCAATAATTGAAAAAGCACTTATAGTAAGAACAACTGCTATTATACGTTTAATCTTTTTATTCATTTTTATACCTTCCTTTTTTTCAATGTACAATTGACAATTAGCAATGTACAATTAAGGTTAAAGCTCACATAGAAAATTAACGGAACCAAATATAAAATTTAGTAGGTCGAACTTTCTCTGTGAGTTTTGTTCCTTAATTGCTAATCGTCAATCGTCAATTGTCAATTATTAATCGTCAATTTCCAATATATCCATTATAACTCATAATGCTTGTACATAAAACAGGATTATGATATACAAATTTCTTATTTTTCCTATTTTTTCATTTATAATAAAATTAATCTTGAAGTTTCAATATTTATTGTTATTATTATTTTTTTCTATATAAAATTAAATATACCTCAGAGAAACCTCCAAGGTATATTTTCTAAAAATATGTTTACTAAAAATCTATGAACTGTGCCTTATTTAACTGCAGTATTAATATTTGTATTAACTGCACTACCTGTGGTAGTTGTTGTACTTACTTTATTGCCTAAATCGTTAGATATTATAAATGTTGGTGTACTCAAATCATATTCTCTATTTCCAACAGTAGCTGAATCTGTTAACATCTTTCCTGTTGAATCAAAATAATACCAAAATGCACCATTACTAAACCAAGTATCATGAGCCATAGTTCCATTAGACCATAAATAATACCAGCTTTCACCATACTTAATCCAACCTGTTTGCATTATTCCATCGTTCCTAAAATTATACCAGTCATGATCAATAACTTTCCATCCTTGAGCCTTTACACCATTTTCAACCCAAGTATAGCTTTGCTTTGAATCTTTTATCCACTCTGCTGAAGCTCCTATTGGCATAATTCCTATTATTGAAACAGCAAGTAATGAAGTTATTATTAACTTTCTAGCTATTTTTTTCATTTTAATCTCCCCTTATCTATATTATTATTATATGACCTTTATTATACTACAATTTACCTGTACAATGTAGAATTTTTAAATAATAAATTACAATTCAAGCAAATTAAACAAAAAATTCCTAATAATTAAGCTTCTTCACTTTGAATACACAACTGATAATTATTGTACATTCTTAATTGTTATCTAATCCAAGCTCCATCAGATCCTAATTTATACAAACCAATTTTAGTATTAGCCGCCATCGATCCATCATCATTTAAATAATAATATTTGCCTTGATCAATTATCCACCCTGTGTTCATTGCTCCATTTGTTCCTAAATAGTACCACTTTCCATTGTTAAATAACCATCCAGTAGCCATGCTTCCATCAGCTTGTAAAAAGTATCTTTTTCCCATAGTTCTATCAAAAAACCAGCTGTTTTTTACTGCAATCCCCAAATCATCATTGTATTGCCATCTTCCATTTACTTGCACCCATTGACTAACTTTAGAAGTTGTAGTAGTTCCAGCCGTTACACTAGCTTCATTGCTTGTACCAGTATTTCCTCTAGTTATGTTTAAAGTATATACTCTTTCATCATTTTTATCATCATCTTCAATTTTTATTTTAAATTCATTTAAACCTGTTTTTAAAGATACTGTTGTTTTCCATTTATCATCTTCATCTACTTCCTTGCCACCAATTTTGACTGTATAATAATCATAATCTGGTTCTGCTTTAACTGTTACTTCATCAATATTACTAGCAACATTATAAGCATATACAATTTTTGAATCTGATAAAGGTATGCTTTCAGATTCTACACTAAGTTTTCTTAAATAAATATCATCATAACTATCTGCCTTATCAGTACTTGTACTTGTGCTTGAATCTGAATCACTTCCAGTATATTTTACTTTAAGTGTATATTCACTGGCAACATCACCATCATCATATCTTACATTTGAATCCGGCTTATTATAATATACTCTTACAATAAAAGTGTTTGTTCCTGAAGATAAGCTAATATCTTCAGTTATACTTCTACCCTTAGTAGAACTAGAAGTTCCTTTAAATACTTTAACATATTTTGTACTAGGTCCATCTATATCTATACTAATCTTACTAGATGAAGTTTTAGCATAATATTTTCCATCATCTTTCACTTCATCATCATCTATTTTATTATCACTATCATAATCAGAATCATCATAAAGCCTTATAGTACTATTACTTGAAGTCTTTAATTCTAAACTCTTTAATGTTGTTTCATCATTTTCATCATCTGATGCATAAGCTTTTGTAGTTAATATATTAAAATTTGTTGCTGGTGCTACTGCTGAAACAGTCCCTAAAACTAGCACTAACGCCATTATTCTTTTTAAATTTTTATTCATTTTTACCCCTCCATTTTAATTAACATTTTACTTCCATATACTTATTATATTTTACCATTTTAATTATAATTTTACACCAACATTATTCTTAAATTCATCTTAATTTTATTGTGAAACCTTAAATAAAGTTCAATTCAAGTAAGTTTTAATCTCATTTTGATTTAATTTGAACTTATATACTCAAAGGGAAACTTTTTTCCATAAGCTTACTGCCACTAATACAATAATCTAAAGATGGAGATGTATTAGTGGCAGTTATTTACTTTATAAATTTTCTTAGCTAATTAAAACTCCATCGTTATCCAATTTATATCCACTAACTGTTGAATCTTTAATCATTTTTCCTGTTGTATCTAGGTAATACCACTTTCCATCTGAATTTTCAACCCATCCAGTTTTCATAGCTCCGCTACTATCAAGGTAATACCAATTTCCAGTAGCATCTTCTAGCCATCCCATTTTCATTACTCCACTTTTATTTAAGTAATACCAATTTTTATCTATACCTACCCAGCCTGTCTTCATTTCTCCGTTTTCATTGAAATAATACCAATTGTTGTTATTACTAAACCATCCTGTAGTTCTAAACCCATCTGCATTTAAGTAATAATTCATTCCAGAATTTTTATCAAACCACCATTGGCTCTTTAAAACTTGTCCAGTACCATCAATATACTTCCATTTTCCATCAACTCTTTGCCATGCATTGTACTTATTAACGTCACTTTGGATTGTGAAAGTTTGAGCACCTGTAGTTGAATTTGTAGCTGTAGCTGTTCCTGTTGCAGCGGTAGTTGTAGATGCTATCTTTCCTCTATATACATTTAATGTATATGTAATATCATCATCATTATTTTTAACATATATCTTTATAGTATTGTTTCCTTTATTTAGGCTTACTGTTTTTTCATAATTATCATCTTCTTCTACAGAGCTATCATTTATTTCAACTGAATCATCCTTATCATCTGGAGTTGCCCTAATAACTAATTCTGCAACATTTTCATTTACATTAACATCATACGAAGTTTTCTTCTTTGAAAAATCAATATTTCCATCACTTAAATAAATACTTCTTAAATATGCATGGTCTGTATTCTCTTCTTCTTCAGAATCACTTGCAGCTGGCTTTTTAACATGAATTACATAAGTTTCTTTGCAATTAGTTACATCTCCACCATCATAAGCATCTTTGTAATCACCTTCACTTTTATAAGTTCTTAAATAAATATTAGTGTATGTTGAATTAATACTAATATAATCTCCAACATCTTTGCCCTTTTCAGTTTTACTAGCTGAAGTAAATGTTTTTATTACATACCCGCTTCCTTGTACATCTGCTGATAAATCAATTCCATCAGCACCTTTAAGCTCTATATAATAATCATTTTGCCCTGTTAATGATATCGCATCACCAGTATAACTATCTCGTAGTTCAAGGTCATTTCCATTTCCTCTAGTTATAGTTAATGAACTTAACTCCCCAGTGCTTGCACCGCTATAAGATGCTGCATAAGCTTTAGTAGTTCCTAATATAAAATTATTTGCTGGTAAAACCCCTGAAACTGCTCCTATTACAAGACTTGCAGCAATTATATGTTTAACTTTATTATGCATTGTTCTCCTCCTTATACACTTTTAACTTTATTACATTTATTATCTTTATAAGTTTAATTAATTAACTATATGGTAATATAACCTCTATATAGTTATAATACCACAAAATAATTTAATTATAAATATAGAACTATAATTCTATATATTTCTAAGTATATCCTATAGTTCTAAACATTTTGTTATGTAATTATTAATTTTTTATAAATATTTTACTAAAAACAAAAAAGAGAGTGTCGCAAAATGATTGATTTTCGATCAGGAGCGATGCTCCTTTTCGATTCAAAGAAAGAAATCTCCCCAAAATTGAAATATCAAATCAATTTTGGGGAGATTTCTGAATTTCAAGCGCACTCAAATAAACCTACTTATTTTATTCCATAATTAGGCAGTATATTTTAATTCATGAAGATGATTTTGGGTTCTTTCATTTTGTATTTTTGAATGCAATTTGTTAATGTTGTAGCCAAAACAAAGCAAAATAAATTCAGTTTTAACACTATTTTTTCCACGTGTTAAAAATCTATTGAATTCATAATCACTTTTTAGAACTCCAAATGCTCCTTCGACCTGAATAGATCTGTTCATTCTTAATTTAGTTCCAAATTCAGTTGTGATATTTCTATAAGATATTTCACGCTTTTCCATAAAAGTTTTTGAAACTTGCATCTTTCTATTTCCTTTTGCTTTAGTGCACTTCGATTTATGAGCACAGTTATCACAACTTTCACACTCATAGATAGTAGCCTCTGATTTGTATCCACTGGCGGATTTTCTATTAATAATAGAGGTCGGAATCAGCTTTCTCTATTTTTCTACTAGAATAAACATTTTGAGAATAAGCATACGATACTATTTTGAACATGATTTTTGGTTCCACTGCCGGTTTTCTTCCAACGGAAGAGTACGCCTGATACAACTTTGTATAATTTAATCCCTCCAATATATGGCTTAGCAAGCGGACTGAATCATCTTCTGGTATTAAGTTTTCTAAATTTAATGGTAATATAAGTTGATAATTATCATTAAATTGATTATAATTTTTATTGTATAATTTGGTTTTTAACATAATTTAATTATACTAAAAATGTGAATTCTTTTGAATTCACATTTTTTATTTTTTTATAAAAAAATGAGCTGCCACAAAACTAACTACGTTAGTTTTGCAACAGCCCCTTTAAAAATAAAAAATTTATTTGAGTACTATAAAAACTAAATTATTAACGTTCCACCTACAGTGAATTTATACACTTTACCATCAATTGTTTTAGTACCTGTTACCATTGTTCCATCTTCATTTAGATAGTATTTTGAATTAGAACTGATTAACCATCCCTTTTGCATTATTCCATTTGTATTTAGGTAATACCACTTCCCGCTGTCAAGTAACCAACCAGTTTTCATTGTTCCATCAGTATTTAAATAATACCAATTTTTAGTTTTTGCAGTATTTACAGCTACGCTTGTGTCACTTGAAGTATTTGTAGCTGCAGCTTCTTCTTCATACCAGCCTGTCTTCATAGCTCCACTTGCATCTAGCAAATATTTTTTTCCATCTGTAGTATCTTGCCAGCCTTTTAACATAGCACCTTTTGTATCTAATAAATACCATTTGTCATTGTCTTTAAGCCATCCTGTTTTTCTAATTCCATTTTCATTTAAATAACAATATACGCCTTGCTCTTTATCAAATAGCCATGAATTCTTTAATTGCTTTCCAGTTGCATCATTGTATATCCAGCCAGCCTCTGTTTGTACCCAGCCTTCTTTTTTAGTAGTTGTATCAGTAGTAGCAACAGTATCTGCTGTGCCTCTAGTTATTGTTAATGTATATGTTCTTTTTTTATCATTTACTTCATCTTCAATTACTACCTTAACAGTATTTTCGCCTTTAGATAAAGAAACTTTCTTCTCATAATCATCCCCAGAATTTACTGCTTCTCCATTGATTGTAACTAAGTATTCTGTATCTTCTGGTTTTGCACCTATTGTTACTTTACTAACTGAATCATCAAGTTTCACATTATAGGTCGCGTCTTCTTTTGAAAAATCAAGCTTACCATCACTTACAGTAAGATCATCCAAGTATATTGAATCCTTATTATCACTTGATGACGTCCCTCTTGTTACGTTTAAAGTATATGTTCTTTGGTTATCCTTATCATCTGTTACTTTTATTTTAATTTCATTTTTACCATTATCTAAAGAAACAGTTTTCCTATAGTTGTCGTTGCTATCTACTAATGTTCCATCTATTCTAACTCTATCACCACTATCTTCTGGTGGTGCTGTAATTTTTATTTCACTAACGTTTGCATCTACTTTTACATCATAACTAGTTCTTTGCTTCACGAAAGTTATTTCTCCTTTATTAAGGCTAATCTTTTCTAAATATACAGAATCTTGTGTAGTGTCTTCATAAGCACTACCTGTTGTTTTCTTCACATTTATTTCATATGTTTCTTTACATATTCTTACGTCCTTACTGGTATCTTTAGCTTTTCTATATGCTGATAAAGATTCATATGTTCTCACATAAAGAGTTGTATTACCTTTTCCAAGTGAAATTTTTTCCCCTGGGTCAATTCCTGTTGCATCAGCTTTATCAGATGTGAAAATTCTAACTACGT is a window encoding:
- a CDS encoding N-acetylmuramoyl-L-alanine amidase family protein; translation: MNKNIKRIIALTLIMGIYSAVEPTKYINLTSTQVQADTASIYLESLSVNKADINFDSNKTNYSANVGGDETEIKITANPKSEDSEVVINGDVVDASEKYKKTIHLDQGENVIKIKVANNDSMSKTYTLIVTKGVSNSDDIYLNIISLSEGTINFQKEAKTYDIDVKSESDKIKIKAKPEDNNDIIRINGTSVTEDGGYEETINLEKGKNQVIVEVENKKGKKRSYILNITRKDNSGGVAQDNIYLDLIKVSDTQINVSKDKTTYDVAVKENIDGTTIQAEPESTKYMVEINGDAVEESKNYEKNVVLNNYKTEVKVKIEDSNNKKRIYTLNIYKGKIPATAAITNNTTTSTATNNSAGLKVNQWVQVNNKWQYNDETGNTIKNSWFYDRSYGKTYYLQVDGSMATGWLSNNGKWYYLGNDGGMKTGWILDGSKYYYLYSDGAMAYSTTVSGYNLGSDGVWSN
- a CDS encoding N-acetylmuramoyl-L-alanine amidase family protein; the protein is MNKRIKLTIACLLLIGTFSSICPEDFFNITTKAYAAAATYSLANNGELKSLEIKSTENKSLDLYDYYNGQKKNLTDEKEYYITLDEKSNGLKVLAECEGDDYVVKVFESDKKTAIAHEVGEEMSFLKGMSAIYIRTYISKEAFERAKDKEDISNCVKTYKINVNKAEIKDTNTNEVNTNELNTNTGSISVDFNKDAITNQWVNKWQYNDASGNPLKNVWLYDKNSGKNYYLQADGAMATGWLKNNRKWYYLGSDGVMKTGWILDGSKYYYLYNDGTMAYNTVIDGFKVGNDGAWIN
- a CDS encoding cadherin-like beta sandwich domain-containing protein; the encoded protein is MNKKIKRIIAVVLTISAFSIIEPTKYMNLTNTVKAHADIVGADLDDISLEKGQMKFNANRTAYSVTLKSTVEKLEIKAKPRESSATVEIDGEKVTSGSDYMRIVKLDKGENKIDIKVTNGSKKKTYTVTIIRGDIEEAKQVYLNSINLSDGEINFSKEVTSYDVNVSSDIKDITIKAKPEVDDNEVEINGLTAYEDDNHKRTVSLNNGKNEIKIKVTDDDDYEKTYTLNVNRGGTSTATKEQTTASNNTTTTTNTNNNVATSTAPVTTVKGWSLNNGQWYYLNEDGTKQIGWKLVNGSWYYLDTNGIMKTGWLKDSNGKWYYLYDSGIMAKSTTIGGYKLNSSGDWIN
- a CDS encoding phage tail protein; amino-acid sequence: MKKIARKLIITSLLAVSIIGIMPIGASAEWIKDSKQSYTWVENGVKAQGWKVIDHDWYNFRNDGIMQTGWIKYGESWYYLWSNGTMAHDTWFSNGAFWYYFDSTGKMLTDSATVGNREYDLSTPTFIISNDLGNKVSTTTTTGSAVNTNINTAVK
- a CDS encoding N-acetylmuramoyl-L-alanine amidase family protein is translated as MNKNLKRIMALVLVLGTVSAVAPATNFNILTTKAYASDDENDETTLKSLELKTSSNSTIRLYDDSDYDSDNKIDDDEVKDDGKYYAKTSSSKISIDIDGPSTKYVKVFKGTSSSTKGRSITEDISLSSGTNTFIVRVYYNKPDSNVRYDDGDVASEYTLKVKYTGSDSDSSTSTSTDKADSYDDIYLRKLSVESESIPLSDSKIVYAYNVASNIDEVTVKAEPDYDYYTVKIGGKEVDEDDKWKTTVSLKTGLNEFKIKIEDDDKNDERVYTLNITRGNTGTSNEASVTAGTTTTSKVSQWVQVNGRWQYNDDLGIAVKNSWFFDRTMGKRYFLQADGSMATGWLFNNGKWYYLGTNGAMNTGWIIDQGKYYYLNDDGSMAANTKIGLYKLGSDGAWIR
- a CDS encoding N-acetylmuramoyl-L-alanine amidase family protein, whose protein sequence is MHNKVKHIIAASLVIGAVSGVLPANNFILGTTKAYAASYSGASTGELSSLTITRGNGNDLELRDSYTGDAISLTGQNDYYIELKGADGIDLSADVQGSGYVIKTFTSASKTEKGKDVGDYISINSTYTNIYLRTYKSEGDYKDAYDGGDVTNCKETYVIHVKKPAASDSEEEENTDHAYLRSIYLSDGNIDFSKKKTSYDVNVNENVAELVIRATPDDKDDSVEINDSSVEEDDNYEKTVSLNKGNNTIKIYVKNNDDDITYTLNVYRGKIASTTTAATGTATATNSTTGAQTFTIQSDVNKYNAWQRVDGKWKYIDGTGQVLKSQWWFDKNSGMNYYLNADGFRTTGWFSNNNNWYYFNENGEMKTGWVGIDKNWYYLNKSGVMKMGWLEDATGNWYYLDSSGAMKTGWVENSDGKWYYLDTTGKMIKDSTVSGYKLDNDGVLIS
- a CDS encoding transposase — encoded protein: MLKTKLYNKNYNQFNDNYQLILPLNLENLIPEDDSVRLLSHILEGLNYTKLYQAYSSVGRKPAVEPKIMFKIVSYAYSQNVYSSRKIEKADSDLYY
- a CDS encoding N-acetylmuramoyl-L-alanine amidase family protein translates to MNKNIKRIIALTLTINAFSAISAITPGVALNFITKPVYAASYSPSSEELKSLTVKSTNGDTLDLRDDYNGSTVKLNDDKEYYVKLTDDSDGIKINATAKGSDYVVRIFTSDKADATGIDPGEKISLGKGNTTLYVRTYESLSAYRKAKDTSKDVRICKETYEINVKKTTGSAYEDTTQDSVYLEKISLNKGEITFVKQRTSYDVKVDANVSEIKITAPPEDSGDRVRIDGTLVDSNDNYRKTVSLDNGKNEIKIKVTDDKDNQRTYTLNVTRGTSSSDNKDSIYLDDLTVSDGKLDFSKEDATYNVKLDDSVSKVTIGAKPEDTEYLVTINGEAVNSGDDYEKKVSLSKGENTVKVVIEDEVNDKKRTYTLTITRGTADTVATTDTTTKKEGWVQTEAGWIYNDATGKQLKNSWLFDKEQGVYCYLNENGIRKTGWLKDNDKWYLLDTKGAMLKGWQDTTDGKKYLLDASGAMKTGWYEEEAAATNTSSDTSVAVNTAKTKNWYYLNTDGTMKTGWLLDSGKWYYLNTNGIMQKGWLISSNSKYYLNEDGTMVTGTKTIDGKVYKFTVGGTLII